The proteins below come from a single Zhouia spongiae genomic window:
- a CDS encoding M1 family metallopeptidase, with amino-acid sequence MKKLLLFAFLTGFSLNAQLLSGDRTYTKADTLRGSLRKERNFDVRKYRLNITVNPTEKFIFGSNSIDFVPQENLTTIQIDLFDNMKVDSIINNGKKLVYKREFNAVFIDGNFQKDTKSNIVFYYSGNPIVAKRAPWDGGFVFKKDNNGNDWIATACQGTGASLWWPNKDHQSDEPEEGMSVKVAVPNGLMNVSNGRFKGKKDLGNGYTRWDWEVINPINNYDVALNIGDYVHFGETYKGLDLDYYVLRYNLEKAKVQFEEVKPMMDCFQEKFGEYPFKEDSFKLVETPHLGMEHQSAVAYGNQYKKGYLGSDLSGSGVGLKWDFIIIHETGHEWFGNSITASDIADMWIHESFTSYSENVYTECRWGYEAGQKYVNGTGKMVQNDIPIIGDYGVNSEGSGDMYYKGALMLNTIRHIVDNDEKWWKILRSYSEHFKHQIVTTKDVVTYFEKESGLRLKPVFDQYLRYADIPILEFQQNGKNLLYRWKADVDNFDMPVDIIQEGKEVRLKPSKSWKKLKRTGLNDLKVKRSEFFIKVKYLGASPRGIKGKA; translated from the coding sequence GTGAAAAAGTTATTATTATTCGCTTTCTTAACCGGCTTCTCACTAAATGCACAACTCTTATCTGGTGACCGCACATATACAAAGGCAGATACTTTAAGAGGCTCTTTGAGAAAAGAACGAAATTTTGATGTTAGAAAATACCGTTTAAATATTACTGTTAACCCTACTGAAAAATTTATTTTCGGATCTAACAGCATAGATTTTGTACCTCAGGAAAATCTAACGACCATTCAAATCGATCTTTTTGATAACATGAAGGTTGATTCAATTATCAATAATGGTAAAAAACTGGTATATAAACGGGAATTTAATGCTGTTTTTATCGACGGTAACTTCCAAAAAGATACTAAAAGTAACATCGTCTTTTATTACTCCGGAAACCCTATTGTAGCCAAGAGAGCTCCCTGGGATGGCGGATTTGTTTTTAAGAAAGATAACAATGGGAATGACTGGATTGCAACTGCCTGTCAGGGAACAGGTGCCAGTTTGTGGTGGCCCAATAAAGATCATCAATCTGATGAGCCTGAAGAAGGTATGTCTGTTAAAGTTGCGGTTCCAAACGGATTAATGAATGTTTCCAATGGTCGTTTTAAAGGCAAGAAAGATCTGGGTAATGGATATACACGTTGGGATTGGGAAGTCATCAACCCCATTAATAATTATGATGTAGCTCTCAATATTGGTGATTATGTGCACTTTGGAGAAACATATAAAGGCCTGGATTTGGACTATTATGTACTACGATATAATTTAGAAAAAGCCAAGGTTCAGTTTGAAGAAGTAAAGCCAATGATGGATTGCTTTCAAGAAAAATTTGGAGAATATCCATTTAAAGAAGATAGTTTTAAACTTGTAGAAACACCACATTTAGGCATGGAACACCAAAGTGCCGTTGCTTATGGTAATCAATATAAAAAAGGGTATTTAGGCAGTGACTTATCTGGTTCCGGTGTCGGTTTAAAGTGGGACTTTATCATTATACACGAAACCGGACATGAATGGTTCGGTAATAGTATTACTGCTTCTGACATTGCTGATATGTGGATTCACGAAAGCTTTACCTCCTATTCTGAAAATGTATATACTGAATGCAGATGGGGCTATGAAGCAGGCCAAAAGTACGTTAACGGCACAGGTAAAATGGTTCAAAATGACATCCCTATTATCGGGGATTACGGTGTAAACAGCGAAGGTAGCGGCGATATGTATTACAAAGGCGCCCTAATGCTTAATACCATACGGCACATTGTTGACAATGATGAAAAATGGTGGAAGATTTTACGATCTTACTCAGAACACTTCAAACATCAGATAGTTACCACCAAGGATGTTGTAACCTATTTTGAAAAAGAATCAGGGTTAAGGTTAAAACCTGTGTTTGATCAGTACTTAAGATATGCCGATATTCCAATACTGGAGTTTCAACAAAACGGTAAGAATCTTTTATATCGGTGGAAAGCCGACGTTGATAACTTCGATATGCCTGTTGACATTATCCAGGAAGGAAAAGAAGTCCGTTTAAAACCAAGTAAATCCTGGAAAAAATTAAAGCGAACCGGCTTGAATGACTTAAAAGTAAAACGTTCTGAGTTTTTTATCAAAGTAAAGTACCTCGGGGCAAGCCCACGAGGCATTAAAGGGAAAGCCTAA
- a CDS encoding acyl-CoA carboxylase subunit beta: protein MDLNFNKNEDHNKLLASDLRHKLVKVKLGGGEKRIEKLHKEGKMTARERIEYLLDNDKENLEIGAFAGDDMYKEHGGCPSGGVVVKIGYIKGIQCIVVANDATVKAGAWFPITGKKNLRAQEIAMENRLPIIYLVDSAGVYLPMQDEIFPDKEHFGRIFRNNAIMSSMGITQIAAVMGSCVAGGAYLPIMSDEALIVDKTGSIFLAGSYLVKAAIGESIDNETLGGATTHSEISGVTDYKAKDDKDALDTIKNIVDKIGDADSAGFSKTETIQPKENPEDIFGILPKSRSDQYDMMGIIKRLVDGSEFEEYKAGYGKTLITGYARIDGWAVGIVANQRKVVKNKKGEMQFGGVIYSDSADKATRFIANCNQKKIPLVFLQDVTGFMVGSKSEHGGIIKDGAKMVNAVSNSVVPKFTVVIGNSYGAGNYAMCGKAFDPRLIFAWPSAELAVMGGAQAAKVLLQIETASLKKKGEKITKEKEEELFNNIKSRYDSQVSPYYAAARLWTDAVINPLDTRKWISMGIEAANHAPVEKKFNLGVIQV, encoded by the coding sequence ATGGATTTAAACTTCAATAAAAACGAAGATCATAATAAATTACTCGCTTCCGATTTAAGACATAAACTTGTTAAGGTAAAACTTGGCGGGGGCGAAAAAAGAATCGAGAAATTACACAAAGAGGGCAAGATGACTGCCCGTGAACGGATAGAATACCTGCTCGACAACGATAAAGAGAATCTTGAAATAGGGGCATTTGCCGGCGACGACATGTATAAAGAGCATGGAGGCTGCCCTTCCGGGGGTGTCGTGGTAAAAATAGGTTACATAAAAGGAATACAATGTATTGTAGTTGCAAATGACGCTACGGTTAAAGCCGGAGCGTGGTTTCCTATTACCGGGAAAAAGAATCTTAGAGCCCAGGAAATTGCCATGGAAAACAGACTGCCTATTATCTATCTGGTAGACAGTGCCGGGGTTTATTTACCAATGCAAGATGAAATATTTCCCGACAAAGAACACTTCGGGAGAATATTCAGGAATAATGCTATAATGAGCAGTATGGGAATTACCCAAATTGCTGCAGTAATGGGAAGTTGTGTTGCAGGAGGTGCTTACCTCCCTATAATGAGCGACGAAGCACTTATAGTCGATAAAACAGGCAGCATATTTCTGGCAGGCAGCTACCTAGTAAAAGCTGCTATTGGAGAATCTATTGATAATGAAACTCTTGGGGGAGCTACAACCCACAGCGAAATAAGTGGAGTTACAGATTACAAAGCCAAAGACGATAAAGATGCTCTCGATACCATCAAAAATATAGTCGATAAAATTGGGGATGCAGATTCAGCAGGATTCAGTAAAACAGAAACTATACAGCCTAAAGAGAATCCCGAAGATATTTTTGGAATCCTTCCGAAAAGCAGAAGCGATCAGTACGATATGATGGGAATCATTAAAAGGCTCGTAGACGGTTCTGAATTTGAAGAATATAAAGCAGGTTACGGAAAAACCCTTATTACCGGATATGCCCGGATTGATGGCTGGGCTGTCGGCATTGTTGCAAATCAGCGTAAAGTGGTTAAAAATAAAAAGGGAGAAATGCAATTCGGAGGGGTTATTTACTCAGATTCTGCAGATAAAGCTACTCGTTTTATAGCTAATTGTAACCAGAAAAAGATTCCATTGGTTTTTCTACAGGATGTTACCGGCTTTATGGTAGGAAGTAAAAGCGAACACGGGGGCATTATCAAAGATGGGGCAAAAATGGTTAATGCCGTCAGTAATTCTGTAGTGCCTAAATTTACTGTTGTTATCGGAAACAGCTATGGTGCCGGAAATTATGCCATGTGTGGGAAAGCATTTGATCCGAGGCTTATTTTTGCCTGGCCTAGCGCAGAATTGGCTGTAATGGGAGGCGCTCAGGCTGCGAAGGTCCTGCTTCAGATAGAAACAGCTTCTTTAAAGAAGAAAGGTGAAAAAATCACTAAAGAAAAAGAAGAAGAACTATTCAATAATATAAAATCCAGATATGACAGCCAGGTATCGCCATACTATGCTGCGGCAAGGCTATGGACCGATGCCGTTATAAACCCGTTAGATACCAGAAAGTGGATCAGTATGGGAATTGAGGCTGCCAATCATGCCCCTGTCGAAAAGAAATTCAATCTCGGTGTCATCCAGGTATGA
- a CDS encoding CAL67264 family membrane protein, producing MGMNKNTVLAWATFIMIIVGIALIALGAFRYDDVAGWGFASVGVGFFAIAWVFNALKGRV from the coding sequence ATGGGAATGAACAAGAATACTGTATTGGCATGGGCAACTTTTATAATGATAATAGTCGGAATAGCATTAATTGCTCTGGGAGCTTTTCGTTACGACGATGTAGCAGGTTGGGGGTTTGCTTCTGTTGGTGTAGGTTTCTTTGCCATAGCATGGGTCTTTAATGCCCTTAAAGGACGAGTATAA